The Tenrec ecaudatus isolate mTenEca1 chromosome 6, mTenEca1.hap1, whole genome shotgun sequence genome has a window encoding:
- the LOC142451894 gene encoding cytochrome P450 2D17-like isoform X2, whose protein sequence is MCWTPVVVVNGLTAVRETLVLRGEDTADRPPMPVYKHLGFGPQAQGVILARYGHAWREQRRFSLSTLRNFGLGKKSLEQWVIEEADCLCAAFATKDGRPFSPNTLLNKAVSNVIASLTHGRRFEYDDPTFLKLLVAVEEGLKEDSTFLRELLNSCPVLLRIPGLASKVFSGLRAFMDLLDGLVTEHRESREPGQPPRDLTDAFLDQVDKDQGNPESSFTDENLRMVVADLFSAGMVTTSTTLAWALLLMILHPDVQRRVQQEIDEVIGQEKRPELGDQARMPYTTAVVHEVQRFGDILPLNLPHMTTCDTEVQGFIIPKGTMLLLNLSSVLKDERFWEKPFRFYPDHFLDAQGHFVKQEAFMPFSAGRRTCLGEPLARMELFLFFTRLLQRFSFSVPPGQPLPSDHGVYALMVSPAPFQLCAVPR, encoded by the exons ATGTGCTGGACCCCAGTGGTCGTGGTCAACGGGCTGACGGCCGTTCGGGAGACGCTGGTACTCCGCGGCGAGGACACAGCCGACCGCCCGCCCATGCCAGTCTACAAGCACCTTGGCTTCGGGCCACAAGCCCAAG GTGTGATCTTGGCACGCTATGGGCACGCGTGGCGGGAGCAGCGGCGCTTCTCCCTGTCCACGCTGCGCAACTTCGGCCTGGGCAAGAAGTCTCTGGAGCAGTGGGTGATCGAGGAGGCCGACTGCCTCTGCGCCGCCTTCGCCACCAAGGACG GTCGCCCCTTCAGCCCCAACACCCTCCTGAACAAAGCTGTGAGCAATGTCATCGCCTCCCTCACCCACGGGCGCCGCTTTGAATATGACGACCCCACCTTCCTCAAGCTCCTGGTGGCGGTGGAGGAGGGCCTGAAGGAGGACTCCACCTTCCTCCGCGAG CTGCTGAACTCGTGCCCCGTACTTCTGCGCATCCCCGGACTGGCCAGCAAGGTCTTCTCGGGACTGAGGGCCTTTATGGACCTGCTGGATGGGCTGGTCACTGAGCACCGCGAGAGCCGAGAGCCAGGCCAGCCACCCCGAGACCTGACCGATGCCTTCCTAGACCAAGTGGACAAG GACCAGGGGAACCCCGAGAGCAGCTTCACTGATGAGAATCTGCGTATGGTGGTCGCGGACCTGTTTTCTGCTGGGATGGTGACCACCTCCACCACACTCGCCTGGGCGCTCCTCCTCATGATCCTGCACCCAGACGTGCAGC GTCGTGTCCAGCAGGAGATCGACGAGGTGATAGGGCAGGAGAAGAGACCTGAGCTGGGGGACCAGGCCCGCATGCCATACACCACAGCCGTGGTGCACGAGGTGCAACGCTTTGGAGACATACTGCCACTAAACCTGCCTCACATGACGACCTGTGACACTGAAGTGCAGGGCTTCATCATCCCCAAG GGGACGATGCTCCTCCTGAATCTGTCATCGGTGCTGAAGGACGAGCGCTTCTGGGAGAAGCCCTTCCGCTTCTACCCGGACCACTTCCTGGATGCCCAGGGCCACTTCGTGAAGCAGGAGGCCTTCATGCCTTTCTCAGCAG GCCGCCGCACCTGCCTCGGGGAGCCCCTGGCGCGGATGGAGCTGTTCCTCTTCTTTACCCGCCTCCTGCAGCGCTTCAGCTTCTCGGTGCCCCCTGGACAACCCCTGCCCAGTGACCATGGTGTCTATGCCCTCATGGTGTCCCCAGCCCCCTTCCAGCTCTGTGCTGTGCCCCGCTAG
- the LOC142451894 gene encoding cytochrome P450 2D14-like isoform X1 encodes MGLLTGEGLAPLAVAVTVFLLLVDLMYRRVRWAARYPPGPLPLPVLGNMLQLNFKDLPHSMGQLRRRFGDVFSLQMCWTPVVVVNGLTAVRETLVLRGEDTADRPPMPVYKHLGFGPQAQGVILARYGHAWREQRRFSLSTLRNFGLGKKSLEQWVIEEADCLCAAFATKDGRPFSPNTLLNKAVSNVIASLTHGRRFEYDDPTFLKLLVAVEEGLKEDSTFLRELLNSCPVLLRIPGLASKVFSGLRAFMDLLDGLVTEHRESREPGQPPRDLTDAFLDQVDKDQGNPESSFTDENLRMVVADLFSAGMVTTSTTLAWALLLMILHPDVQRRVQQEIDEVIGQEKRPELGDQARMPYTTAVVHEVQRFGDILPLNLPHMTTCDTEVQGFIIPKGTMLLLNLSSVLKDERFWEKPFRFYPDHFLDAQGHFVKQEAFMPFSAGRRTCLGEPLARMELFLFFTRLLQRFSFSVPPGQPLPSDHGVYALMVSPAPFQLCAVPR; translated from the exons ATGGGCCTGCTGACCGGGGAGGGTTTGGCGCCCCTGGCCGTGGCCGTGACTGTTTTCCTGCTCCTGGTGGACCTGATGTACCGGCGTGTGCGCTGGGCTGCTCGCTACCCACCAGGGCCTCTGCCACTGCCTGTGCTGGGGAACATGCTGCAGTTGAATTTCAAGGACTTGCCACACAGCATGGGCCAG CTACGGCGCCGCTTCGGGGACGTGTTCAGCCTGCAGATGTGCTGGACCCCAGTGGTCGTGGTCAACGGGCTGACGGCCGTTCGGGAGACGCTGGTACTCCGCGGCGAGGACACAGCCGACCGCCCGCCCATGCCAGTCTACAAGCACCTTGGCTTCGGGCCACAAGCCCAAG GTGTGATCTTGGCACGCTATGGGCACGCGTGGCGGGAGCAGCGGCGCTTCTCCCTGTCCACGCTGCGCAACTTCGGCCTGGGCAAGAAGTCTCTGGAGCAGTGGGTGATCGAGGAGGCCGACTGCCTCTGCGCCGCCTTCGCCACCAAGGACG GTCGCCCCTTCAGCCCCAACACCCTCCTGAACAAAGCTGTGAGCAATGTCATCGCCTCCCTCACCCACGGGCGCCGCTTTGAATATGACGACCCCACCTTCCTCAAGCTCCTGGTGGCGGTGGAGGAGGGCCTGAAGGAGGACTCCACCTTCCTCCGCGAG CTGCTGAACTCGTGCCCCGTACTTCTGCGCATCCCCGGACTGGCCAGCAAGGTCTTCTCGGGACTGAGGGCCTTTATGGACCTGCTGGATGGGCTGGTCACTGAGCACCGCGAGAGCCGAGAGCCAGGCCAGCCACCCCGAGACCTGACCGATGCCTTCCTAGACCAAGTGGACAAG GACCAGGGGAACCCCGAGAGCAGCTTCACTGATGAGAATCTGCGTATGGTGGTCGCGGACCTGTTTTCTGCTGGGATGGTGACCACCTCCACCACACTCGCCTGGGCGCTCCTCCTCATGATCCTGCACCCAGACGTGCAGC GTCGTGTCCAGCAGGAGATCGACGAGGTGATAGGGCAGGAGAAGAGACCTGAGCTGGGGGACCAGGCCCGCATGCCATACACCACAGCCGTGGTGCACGAGGTGCAACGCTTTGGAGACATACTGCCACTAAACCTGCCTCACATGACGACCTGTGACACTGAAGTGCAGGGCTTCATCATCCCCAAG GGGACGATGCTCCTCCTGAATCTGTCATCGGTGCTGAAGGACGAGCGCTTCTGGGAGAAGCCCTTCCGCTTCTACCCGGACCACTTCCTGGATGCCCAGGGCCACTTCGTGAAGCAGGAGGCCTTCATGCCTTTCTCAGCAG GCCGCCGCACCTGCCTCGGGGAGCCCCTGGCGCGGATGGAGCTGTTCCTCTTCTTTACCCGCCTCCTGCAGCGCTTCAGCTTCTCGGTGCCCCCTGGACAACCCCTGCCCAGTGACCATGGTGTCTATGCCCTCATGGTGTCCCCAGCCCCCTTCCAGCTCTGTGCTGTGCCCCGCTAG